GAATTGTCAGGGATTTCGAATAGtatggaaatactcagggaaatcTCAGGGAATttttgcttctatcagggaaagttagctgtaactttattgaaagggaacaaaagtcgcgataatgctggctcgagtaaggAGAGGGATCGCAACTAATCATCTTTTGAcaccgtgtcgtcggctggagcagttcccagtgtacagtcaacggccGGTGTTctggacgcccgataattcggacggcttcgcgccGCCATCACGTACCCCACAGAGTAAATCTATAAGCACGTctaaaatttcggacgcaagaacccttcgccgtccgattttctggctttttgccgtgactgcaggtccgaaacggcaataatcaaagcttCCACAGCCACCGATTttattacctcgccgcctcgaacccaCGCTCTCACaagcagatccgctggcagccgtaccTCCAGCGCGGTAAACGCTATAggtctagctgcttcgacgttcactaTTAAGCTTCTTATTGTTCGGCGCtgtatttttcattgaaagaattcgcagctgtcagcaatggcaccgactccgtcACTGTGGTCCTTGCgactggcttcgaagctcggaaagcacagctcgttgcataatgccggttcccgaaagtcagcttcgcctcaatacaaaAATGTTGTCCTTCttggaacccgtatgggtttccattGTATCAATTACTACGATTGGGTGGCTGTCTCGTTCTTTCGTTGTTAATtccttccctccaccttgcggctttccgcagaactattacgtaaaACTCTGTATTTGCTCGGAaatgttgataaattcgacttcaccctgccatgtgctaaacgcctggttagctcaaatggtagagcggctgccccggaaaggtggtggtcctgggttcgagttccggaccaggacaaatttctcttcaactgcgaggcttttcattcgaggaacccgcatggctTTCTATTGTAGCAATGGCTACGATTGGGTGattgtctcattttccctttattaaaaaattggcagtggcttagctcgtcAATGCCAGGATaaacgtagcgaaagctaaggcataccatggttagccttggttattcTTTATTGCAactccaggttagtctggttgactagctatgttgcggcgtttagccagtcgaacggcgcgctgttcgtccgtttcctgggcgattcgtttcctcttcatctcgttacgatgtcgattccaggcctcctcctgcttatcagaattgtcgccgtccatattaccgcctcaactgtggtttcggcgcacgcgagctctccttttcaatccaccgacatgttatcaggcatgtgacgcagctggcgaagcgagcggaggcgagcgcaacgacgaggaacgagctgtgtgggcacaagttcacctaATTAAAATGTTTCGTCATTGCGAGATTGGCATGTATCATACACCGTAACTACAGGactatgtgtgcgtgcgtgcgtgcgtgcgtgtgtgtgtgtgtgggtgtgcgtgcgtgcgtgcgtgcgtgcgtgcgtgtgtgtgtgtgtgtgtgtgtgtgtgtgtgtgtgtgtgtgtgtgtgtgtgtgtgtgtgtgtgctttagaTTTCAATCATGAGGCATGAACAGCGATGTATTGGTCAACATAGGAAGCCGTCCTTCGGATCCGTTCGAACTGTTTTGTTGTATGTTTAACGCGAGAGCCTGTACTTGCTGTACGTGGAATCGAAATTCGTTTGCGCGTGCTGAATGCCATGTGCGCTGTACTATCTTAGAGGCCCTAAAGGCTACAAACTTTGTTGTTTCTTTGAACTTCGTTCAGTGAGCGATGCTAAAACCTAAGGGACCTTCCCAAGATACCTATCATCTTTACTGCCAACGACATGGAGGATGAAATAAACTGGGAGGGAGCGCGACATCACAGTCTTGCAGCCAAGTCTTCAAAAAAATTAagtgtggctctgctatcgcaaacaccagataccagcggagctgggggaagttAAGGCTTCAGAAAAATCCATGCCGTCTTCCTCTGTGGGGGTTTCGGTTAGGAAAGCACATCATTTGAGGCACCCGCCGCAACAGAAGCGATTTGCTGAGACGCCATATGCGTCGGTGTCGTGTGCTAGATGCTGCACGGACGCGACGCGGCGCCAACAGCCGCGCCTTACTTAGCACGTTAACATTGTCGCTTATGAGACCATGTCAATAGGGGAAGAGCGCAAACATTACGGACAAATAAGAGAACGTACGCCTCCCTTTGTTTCTTGAATCGCTTCGCCGATCGTACATGTGTCGGTAAGTTCTCGTTGTCTGTCCCTTGTGATTGTTTTCATCTTTCCAATGTTTCGCGATCTTTAATTTTTTAGAAACTAGCCAAATCTTCATTCATAGTCCATTTCACACAGCTTAGCGCGACGAGCGCCGTCTATGGCATTTGCATTCGCCGTCGATGCTCCGCAAACAGTCATAGGCCGGGCGCAACCAGAGTTGGGAAACGCGAGGAAAGTAAAGATAGCTAAAAAGGAAGATTGATACGTTGATAAGACGACAAAATGGCTGCTACAAAAATAAGTGTTCACCTTCGGTGCCAAAGCTACAGAGACGTTACACCTGCGGAGGCGAAGACAGGCAATTCCCAAGGGACACGAAGCTCTTGCGTATGAACGGCTCCTTTAATTATATTAGATAAAAATAAGATCATAGCGAAGGAACATCGGAAATGTACAGTGATCGGAGAGCGAATCGCGACACTCGGACAACGCGGCTGCCGccgttccctttttttttttatcgccacAGGGGAGCGCTAGGTGGTTGCTGTGGCACAAAATGCTGTCACAGTGTATCAAAAAGGTTCTCGTTATCACGGTATATAAAGAAGCACCACCTCGGTGTTTTTAGCGCTTACAGTCGGTGCAAAAAATGCCAGCGACGATGAGCTTGGCGTATCGCTtttcaattgctgagcactgtacgtaCACTGTTGCCCACAGACTGCGCGTATCCCGTCTTTCCGCTGTTCTACGTGGTGAGGCCGCGATGAAAAACGATTGAAGTGAATGACCTAACCAGCTTCAGTCATATTTCACTAACTATTCGTGCACCCAAAAACGCAACATGTTTACTCAGATCTAATTTCACGAGCTATTTCGGCAGTGCAAAACAGAAAAAACGACGGAACGTATTAAGTCAGCGTAGGTGGTAGCTGCGCCTGcggcgtccggcgcggcggccaCACGAGTTTGGTTGTGAGGTTTATATTACATCGCAGCATGGCCGCATCCCACGATGCCAAATGCTTTATGTCGTAATTGCACTGCGTATTTCACGAAACGCCATATTCCCGAGGGCACTCAATACACTAGCATTAACAGACTGCTCGCTATAATTAAGCTCAAAAACGACAGTAAAAAAGAAGCATGACGTGCATTACCTTATGCCTCAACCACATCTTCTTCATATACTAACATCACTTGTCAGGAAAACATACTAATTTATGAATGAAATAAACGAAGAGATGTATCCAAGGCGACAAACACAGGTGCAAGAAGAGCCGCATAGCATAACCAGGCTTAAGAGCTTAATTTTCAGAGAATATTGGCGATAACGGAGCAACCTAAGGCAATTTAACGAAGCAAGGAGAACAATACAATATGCTGTTGTCCACACTTAGCTGTCTGAAAACAAGACACTGTTCCTTCGGAAGTCCAAAACACagacgaaataaataaaataaatgcataGACAAAAGTATTACACGATTTCGCGTAAACTACCTGTAGACCATGACCCCACAAAACATTGCAGTTCACGAGATGTAGGCGTTTGAGATTGAAGGTTTACAAGTTGTCCCTTGCAAGAAAAGTAGTGAAGCCTTTACATAACGGAAGCAGAATAAACTATGCGAAACGTTTATCTCGCGTCTagtgacgtgaacgtcgacggCTGCGAGACACAGTGCTGCACTTGGAGTTGTCGATACTAATCCTACTTCTGGACGTGTCGCGGAGCCCGGAGTCAAGCGTCTTCTTCATGTATTCCATGCTGCGTTTCCTCACAGCCGACGCGGGCCGGTGTTCCATCTTGTTGCACTCTACCGTGGTGGCCTGCGGTAGGCCACCCTGGGCGAACATCGACGCCATAAGAAGAGTGCCGGCCACCGCGTGCCCAAGGTCAGCACGACTGAGCCCAAGGAACTCCAGCACTACCGTAGCACACACGGCGCCTAGGCGTCCACAGGCGAAGACCCAGCATACAACCGTACCACGGATGGCTGTAGGGAAAAGCTCGAGGGTGTAGACGAAGCAAAGGACAGAGCCGGAGTAGAAGAGCGCCGTGGCCACCATGACCAGGGCCTGGCTCATAAGCTCGGCACCCGCGCCGACCGCTAGACTCAGTAGGCATTGAAGCACGCCGAGCACCGAAAACCACACATTCATcacagtcagtatgctgagcctGGTGATTAGGAGGTGCATCATCGCGTAGCCTAACAGGTTCACGGAAAATGACCCCAGAGTGTGCCAGGGCTCATTTCGATTCCCAGTGGCGAACGACGGGACGAACACGGAGAACGTGACGGAGAAATACGAAAGGCTCAAAATCAGAGCGCGCCGCCGCATGGAGTACGCACTGGGCATGTCCTGGTCGATGGAAGGCAGGCGAACGGCGTTCCTGACCATCACCGTCTTGACCTTGTCCAGTGTCACCGCCGTGTAATGGATGGGAAAGTGGTTCATCGCGGCCGCAGTCATCATAACCGCCTCCGCAGCATTGAATTGAGCCTTTGCGACCAGCCAGCGGGGTGACTCGAAGACGACGCAGAAGGCCGGCAGCATGAGCACGGTCGGAAACATAAACACCACCTGCTTCAGCATCCAACCGAGCTTGACTGTTGCGACGGTGGCATACCACATGTCGGAAAACAGAAGGCCCAGCGTTGCGCCAAAGATGACATGGAGCGGCCGGTTACTGTGCGTGGTAATCTCGAAGACGGACATGGCGGTAATAATCATGACTGCGAATGCGCTTCCCGAGCTGATAAACTTCACTGCCACGAACATCACGTAGCTTTTGGAAAGGCATGCGGCGACAGTGGAGACGATGAGTGCTACCGCGCATGCCAGGACCACGGGCAACCGACCTATGGCGTCGGCGAGCGATCCAGCGACGACTGTGAACAGGAAAGAGCTGAAGCTGTGGACCGCAATCATCACCGAGACGAGTATACGCCTCTGACAGACGAGGTCCCAGTCACTCACGATGCTAGTGCGCGCCGGctcgtcatcgtcgtcgtacaCCCACTCACCGCAGGGAATCGTGTTGGGGGTACTGCCGTTTGGTTCCTCCGGGTGCTCGTAGCGGCGACAGAGGCTCAATTCGCCATCTGCTTCTTCGGGGATTAACAAACTCCTCCATTCGAGCGCAGAACCGTTGTAATGCGGCGGCGGCGCCGGAAGCTTGCACCTGTACTTAACGTCTCTCATGATCAAAGGGAATACAAAGCCATGGAGGTTCGAAAGGAAGGTAGCGATGGTGCAGAGCAGCAGCAGGCGCCTTTGAAAGGTGCCGTGGCCGAAGGCGTCTGCGCAGTCGAAGGACTCGCTGGTCAAAAGGTCCTTGGACAGCAGCCGTCGTGGCACCAGGATGTCCATTGCTAAGGTCTGCACAGTGCCTCCTTTGACGAAACAGCAAGCAACAGCCAGTACAGTCGCCGAAAACGTTGCGTACGCTGGCGAGACAGCTTCTTCTTTGACACGTGAGAAGATGGCACGCAGTCTCGTGGCATGGTGATGATGATCCCAAACGGCGGGACACACCCACTTTGGTGGATTCGCCATAAAGCGGATGATACAACTATGATAGAAGAGGCGGAGGGATCGGACCAGTAgcaatactaataataataatgagaatTAGGCTTATAATATTTTGATAATGGGTTGGGCACCGTGAACAACATTGCTCATCTTCATCTGTAGATATCAACATTGGGGGCGTCATGTTCCATTCTTTGGAGGGTGCCATAATACAAGGGCTGCCTTGCAAATGGTCGAGGAGCATACTGTGTTTTTCTTCACGTAAATTTTTACTTACAAGAAAACTAATAGAATAACGTTTTGTTCAGCCATAACTTTACAATATATAAGGAAAATGACAGGGAAGTGAAATCTGCAAAAtgcagaagtaaagaaaggcttCATAACTGTAGGTCTATTTGATTCACCGTGCACTACGCGAACTGGTCACGGTGGTGGGGTCCACATGCCGTCGTCGTGCATGGTGCAGTTCAGCAAGTGCAGCAGGCAGCAACGCGATTGTAGCGCCCTCACTGAAACGAAGGCGAGAGTGCAGCTAACGTGCAAGCCTTCTCTCACAGTCGGTTATCTTCGAGCGTCTTGTTGAAAAATTCGGCGCCACTGCTTTTCCGTTACGTCGCCTGTGAATCAGCGATGGTCTCCCTTTGAAGTGAATTATGtagttttaggtgccaaaaccacgatccgattatgaggcacgccgtagtgggaggctctggattgattttgaccaccagagaATCATTAAAGCCCCCAATGCACAATACACGCCAGTTTTTCACTGCACCCCCtttcaaatgcggccgccgcggctgggatttgatcccactaCCGCATGCTTGGTAGCGCAACACCATAAGCgttaagccaccgtggcgggtggACTTCCTGTCCGCGGTCGTTCAATTGGCCATGGAAGTAGCTGACTCTGACAGTGAGGATGCACAATACGCCGAACTTCGTGACGAGGATTCTATTGAAGCTTGCGAGATAACACATGAATCGCGTGCCGCGCTACTGTTAGGATGTTGTGAATAACTATTACGACTTTTAATTCAACGATCACTTCCGTCTTTCGCGGTGCATGTTTTGAAATCTCTTGCTTCTATCCAAGTGCGTTAGGAAGACGGCCCCGGAtgagcgctgaaaaaaaaagtatcagGTGATTCTAACCAATTTTGGCCATCAATACTACATGTATTCGCTGGCGGACTGTTTTGATGTCACCGACTGTCCTTTACAAGCATACATGGACAGGGTGTTAGCATTATTGAATGCACTGAGCGCTGAAGTAAGAGCCTAGCTTAACGTGATCGTCGGCCTTGACTTTTCATCCGCCCATTCCGCCCTCATCGATTTTGACGCTGATATTGTACAGCTTCGCCTAACAAGTGGAATAGATCCATCCGTATTAGTCAAGAGGCAGCGGGCTCCGTGCTACAGTTATACCGATAACTTTTTATCGGATTCCTACCCTATagctctcccgtgcttgctaaaacatgaaAATCATAttttcgagaacttcagagcgtgcaagcacggGCACTACGCGTTTCCCTAGGCCTTCCGGGGAGTGTCTCAACAGCAGGAACCGTTATATTGGGTCAAGACCATCTGATGACGACTTACATTAGCACTGACACGCTTAGCGCCCATATTCaccatgtttcacggat
This Dermacentor albipictus isolate Rhodes 1998 colony chromosome 1, USDA_Dalb.pri_finalv2, whole genome shotgun sequence DNA region includes the following protein-coding sequences:
- the LOC135913725 gene encoding solute carrier family 22 member 7-like, encoding MDILVPRRLLSKDLLTSESFDCADAFGHGTFQRRLLLLCTIATFLSNLHGFVFPLIMRDVKYRCKLPAPPPHYNGSALEWRSLLIPEEADGELSLCRRYEHPEEPNGSTPNTIPCGEWVYDDDDEPARTSIVSDWDLVCQRRILVSVMIAVHSFSSFLFTVVAGSLADAIGRLPVVLACAVALIVSTVAACLSKSYVMFVAVKFISSGSAFAVMIITAMSVFEITTHSNRPLHVIFGATLGLLFSDMWYATVATVKLGWMLKQVVFMFPTVLMLPAFCVVFESPRWLVAKAQFNAAEAVMMTAAAMNHFPIHYTAVTLDKVKTVMVRNAVRLPSIDQDMPSAYSMRRRALILSLSYFSVTFSVFVPSFATGNRNEPWHTLGSFSVNLLGYAMMHLLITRLSILTVMNVWFSVLGVLQCLLSLAVGAGAELMSQALVMVATALFYSGSVLCFVYTLELFPTAIRGTVVCWVFACGRLGAVCATVVLEFLGLSRADLGHAVAGTLLMASMFAQGGLPQATTVECNKMEHRPASAVRKRSMEYMKKTLDSGLRDTSRSRISIDNSKCSTVSRSRRRSRH